A single region of the Sorghum bicolor cultivar BTx623 chromosome 9, Sorghum_bicolor_NCBIv3, whole genome shotgun sequence genome encodes:
- the LOC8080921 gene encoding peroxidase 5: MTTKRCCLLVATLLAALLVSVTARLDVGFYNKTCPSAESIVQQTVAAAFGNSSGVAPALIRMHFHDCFVRGCDGSVLIDSTANNTAEKDSPANNPSLRFFDVVDRAKASLEAQCPGVVSCADILAFAARDSVVLTGGLGYQVPSGRRDGRVSNATQATNNLPPPFFNATQLVDRFASKNLTLEDMVVLSGAHTLGVSHCSSFAGPANLGDRLYNFSGSADGIDPALSKAYAFLLKSICPSNSSQFFPNTTTFMDIITPDKFDNKYYVGLTNNLGLFESDAALLTNATMKALVDSFVRNETTWKRKFAKSMVKMGKIEVLTGTQGEIRRNCRVINPASATDVLASQSGSSGFTGVAAS; the protein is encoded by the exons ATGACGACTAAGCGCTGCTGCCTGCTCGTCGCCACGCTCCTCGCGGCGCTGCTGGTCTCGGTCACAGCCCGCCTCGACGTCGGCTTCTACAACAAGACGTGCCCCTCCGCCGAGAGCATCGTGCAGCAGACCGTGGCCGCCGCGTTCGGCAACAGCTCCGGCGTCGCTCCCGCGCTCATCCGCATGCACTTCCATGACTGCTTCGTCAGA GGCTGCGACGGCTCGGTGCTGATCGACTCCACGGCCAACAACACGGCTGAGAAGGATTCGCCCGCCAACAACCCGAGCCTCAGGTTCTTCGACGTGGTCGACCGCGCCAAGGCGTCCCTGGAGGCGCAGTGCCCCGGCGTGGTCTCTTGCGCCGACATCCTCGCCTTCGCGGCGAGGGACAGCGTCGTGCTCACCGGTGGCCTCGGCTACCAGGTGCCGTCCGGACGCCGTGACGGCAGGGTATCCAATGCCACCCAGGCCACGAACAACCTGCCTCCGCCGTTTTTCAATGCCACCCAACTGGTAGACCGCTTCGCCTCCAAGAACCTCACCCTTGAGGACATGGTTGTCCTCTCCGGTGCACACACCCTCGGTGTCTCCCACTGCAGCAGCTTCGCCGGACCTGCCAACCTGGGCGACCGGCTCTACAACTTCAGCGGCTCAGCTGACGGG ATTGATCCGGCGCTGAGCAAAGCCTACGCATTTCTCCTCAAGAGCATCTGCCCGTCCAACAGCAGCCAGTTCTTCCCGAACACGACAACGTTCATGGACATCATCACACCCGACAAGTTCGACAACAAGTACTACGTCGGCCTGACCAACAACCTCGGCCTCTTTGAGTCGGACGCTGCGCTGCTAACCAACGCAACCATGAAGGCGCTGGTGGACTCCTTTGTGCGCAACGAGACCACATGGAAGAGGAAGTTTGCCAAGTCCATGGTCAAGATGGGGAAGATCGAGGTGCTCACCGGGACGCAGGGCGAGATCAGGCGCAACTGCAGGGTTATCAACCCTGCTAGCGCCACCGATGTTCTTGCCAGTCAGTCAGGTTCTTCAGGATTCACTGGAGTGGCTGCAAGTTAA
- the LOC110430090 gene encoding sulfite exporter TauE/SafE family protein 3-like isoform X1 has product MHNFGCELLYIQEAVKRLEQTAGEEAEYEPLRTGPGVTVDKKLSSDEPSLIENIHCKEVDLLSFVWVAFLVQNYTTTCSPWYWTLDLLPRGHRSAACLHHHFSTCG; this is encoded by the exons ATGCATAACTTCGGATGTGAACTACTATATATCCAGGAGGCTGTGAAACGTTTGGAGCAAACTGCAG GTGAGGAAGCAGAGTATGAACCACTTCGTACTGGGCCAGGTGTGACAGTAGACAAAAAACTCTCATCAGATGAG CCATCACTTATAGAGAACATTCACTGCAAGGAGGTTGATCTTCTTTCATTTGTATGGGTGGCATTCCTTGTTCAG AATTACACTACTACTTGCTCCCCATGGTACTGGACCTTGGACCTTCTCCCCAG AGGCCATCGATCGGCAGCATGTTTGCATCACCATTTTTCAACGTGTGGCTGA
- the LOC110430090 gene encoding sulfite exporter TauE/SafE family protein 3-like isoform X2 → MDRLYQEAVKRLEQTAGEEAEYEPLRTGPGVTVDKKLSSDEPSLIENIHCKEVDLLSFVWVAFLVQNYTTTCSPWYWTLDLLPRGHRSAACLHHHFSTCG, encoded by the exons ATGGACAGGCTATATCAG GAGGCTGTGAAACGTTTGGAGCAAACTGCAG GTGAGGAAGCAGAGTATGAACCACTTCGTACTGGGCCAGGTGTGACAGTAGACAAAAAACTCTCATCAGATGAG CCATCACTTATAGAGAACATTCACTGCAAGGAGGTTGATCTTCTTTCATTTGTATGGGTGGCATTCCTTGTTCAG AATTACACTACTACTTGCTCCCCATGGTACTGGACCTTGGACCTTCTCCCCAG AGGCCATCGATCGGCAGCATGTTTGCATCACCATTTTTCAACGTGTGGCTGA